CGCGGAGCTTCAAAAGTGACTGCGATCAAAGTTACATTAGGAAGACTTTTGATCTGCTCGAGCATCAACTCGACTTGTTTATCAGCTAAGATCGCCATGATCACATAAATATGTTGGGTAGCAAATCTTTCTTTTAACATTTGCCGTAACCGTTTGATCCCATCTTCATTATGCGCTCCGTCTAACATGACCAACGGTTCTTGTAAGACTATCTCTGTTCTTCCAGGCCATGTAGTATCTGCTAAAGCATGCGCGATCTCTTTTGGATAGACCTTGATCTTAGCATTTTGAGCTAAAACTAAAAAGGCTGTCAACGCCACACTAGCATTTTCTACTTGATAAGCCCCTAGCAGTCTTGTTTTCAAACTTTTTTGGACATAGTTTAGCCCGGTGTAGTCAAATACTTCTCCTAAAAAATCTCGTTTCTTTTGGAAAACATTGAATTCAAGCCCCGCTCGATAATAAGGCGCCCCCATTTCTTTGGCTCTTTTTTCGATCACAGCTAAGCTCTCTTCGGCCATCTTCCCGATCACAACAGGTTTGTTAGCTTTAATGATCCCCGCTTTAGCTGTTGCGATCTGTGTCAGTGAATCACCTAAGATCTGCATGTGATCATACGAAACAGAAGTGATCACTGCTAATTCAGGTGTCAAAATATTCGTCGAATCATACGTCCCCCCGATCCCGACTTCAACAAGCGCATAATCAGGCTGAACTTTGGCAAAATATAAAAACATCAACATCGTTACGACTTCAAATTCTTTTGGTCCTTGCCCATCATACTCTTGGTCTAACCGTAAAACAACTGGTTCAAGACGCTGAACTAATTCAACTAGTATCTCGTCGGGAATATCTCGTCCATTTAAACGGATCCGTTCATTGAAACGCGTGATATAAGGTGAGGTAAAAGTCCCGACTTCAAGACCATGAGCTTGCAAAAGTTTACTTAAATAAGCTACTGTCGATCCCTTACCGTTTGTTCCCGTTACGTGGACAAAACGTGTCTTTTTTTGCGGGTCACCTAAATAATGGGCAAAACGCCGCATACGTTCCAGACTAGGATCTTTAGTAAATTTTCGTCTTCCATGAATAAAAGCTAAAGCCTCTGCATACGTTTTAACTGCCATCTTTTTTCCTTTCTTGCCTCTAATAAAAAAGGCGCCCAAACGGTCGCCTTTTTTATTAATCAACTTGTGCTTTTAAAACTTCGATCCGTTCATTTGTAGCTTCGAGCTTATCACGATAACCAGCAAGCTTTTCTTTTTCTTTTGCTACGACTTCCGCCGGTGCATTTTGAACAAACCGTTCGTTACCGAGTTTCTTTTCTCCCCGCATAACTTCACTTTCAAGTTTTTGTGCTTCTTTTTGCAAACGAGCGATCTCTTCGTTTAGATCGATCAAATCTGCCAACGGTAAGTAAACTTCTGCTCCAGTGATCACCGAAGTCATTGCTAACGCA
This window of the Ligilactobacillus faecis genome carries:
- a CDS encoding bifunctional folylpolyglutamate synthase/dihydrofolate synthase — its product is MAVKTYAEALAFIHGRRKFTKDPSLERMRRFAHYLGDPQKKTRFVHVTGTNGKGSTVAYLSKLLQAHGLEVGTFTSPYITRFNERIRLNGRDIPDEILVELVQRLEPVVLRLDQEYDGQGPKEFEVVTMLMFLYFAKVQPDYALVEVGIGGTYDSTNILTPELAVITSVSYDHMQILGDSLTQIATAKAGIIKANKPVVIGKMAEESLAVIEKRAKEMGAPYYRAGLEFNVFQKKRDFLGEVFDYTGLNYVQKSLKTRLLGAYQVENASVALTAFLVLAQNAKIKVYPKEIAHALADTTWPGRTEIVLQEPLVMLDGAHNEDGIKRLRQMLKERFATQHIYVIMAILADKQVELMLEQIKSLPNVTLIAVTFEAPRKVADIVALKKKEQIQVEMDWATAFKQVLNEMSGDDMILFTGSLYFIAEVRKYFK